The genomic region TatggtcctccgacacacatccaaactcgatgtccatatAATTTCCATTAACCCGAATATCTCATCACACGCTAACAATTGCTAGCAtgcattaccgcaaccagcggCATCTCATACGCTCAACGTCCAAAATGCCCAATTaggaaatacggaaaacaccatatattcctttaagttctctcggctacaactcgcaacaagctacatccataaccatatcacccaacgcgatctactaggtctactacgccgtgaaccaagtcttgcattaatccaaatcgagaaggattcattccGCGTCAAAACTCAGTACTTCATCGTTTCATAAACGCACCACTCGACCGGTTATTCATgtatgttctctatttcaagaaccaacttcccccgtctccacaaccgggttattccttcaacgaataaATCTTGGTACCCCAAAATAATCCGTTTAGGAACaccactttcccatcaatcgatccgcacatgaCCATCCATCGCTGGATTAATCCAagatgacaataatacaccacgtgctaaacaatacatcaacactcgacacatggTTTCTCCTCCAAACCCTACTACACGATCACACAAGACGACCCCCTAGTACTAGCAtgaaaactattcgtgtactagaatcctatcaacaacaaattcgcaattcgccacacgacccacaaaatattcaccaacgccgggtgaatcctcctacctagaccgtccattaaggatggccttgacattccaatgcaacctacgggtcacatcactggGGTACACACTTTCGCAACCAAACAACATCCGTGTGTCTCTACGTGAGACAATCAGAGTCGAAACTTTccacctcacaatcgtccataaagtggaatagtcCACTGACAATCTCCACGATTACGTTTCCCGactgggaaaatacagtatccttcgCGATAACGAACTCATACCGACCCAATAATACTATCCGagttcacgacaacccagatttccactatgagagcacccgcaatgacagcttcACTCTCTCACTCTGAAATCTCAAACTTCCCATTTGGTCTCGTACCGTACATTGGTACTACACAACCACCCTACATAAGAGTCTTACACTTCCTTTCACCTCATCACCAgaatcttcacggaaaacattacggaattgtaactcacaatcgtaatgcacgatctcTAGTCGACATCAATAAcctgtcactcttcctcgttaggaactccgaatacctattaagGCTTAGCACAGTACATTCCGACACTTCGCTATTtataacaccaccggagcttctttgggcggcagtaaaaactcccccacttagaaatgtggctccacattctcaccgccaagatgataacatcctggggaattagcattccacgaaacacatgaccattctcatcactGGTCATCCACTCTAAATCACCACGAATTCACAACGGGCTCTCTGAGGCGACATACACATTCGCTTGAAGTGACGTACACGCGAtaacatcgcaccttcataccataaTTACTATTAACAgtccttaatcgttcgcaaagcgaactccactaaGGTTTCACATACATCTCTAcaactaggcatatgccactccgcttaatcagtcgtgcatctcaatcgagatcacccgaccttccactcaacgaacctttatcaacaatggctcactctcatggcgaagagtgaccaatccgacacaataattgcgtcgGCCGCAATATCAACAATTCATCATAATCTTTGGCCTAATCGAAGATTAAgtacatcaccggctcaccggtcatctttacccatccatcacttaagggcaacaagattcgctcatccgtcacttcataagaagtatttatcacaatgctcttaaacttcgactttcacaaccgtcgaattactatcacccgtcgatcactattataatctccgatgcttccaagggtatttcacggtcaccctaagcacaaagtgatcacactactaccggagttgaacattacactagcaggtataaagaagcacctgacgcagtgtcatgcaaactcccaccaccatcaaccgaattttagaatctaaatctttaggttccatatatccgatgtcacccgtctctctataataatgacccgacgtcatacctacccgacaaccttacggtttattgtcttatcgaaagttcctatcgatcacacgctacccgcaatttcctcaAGGCCAAACGATACAGCCTcgcgaaacctttcatctaacactaaagagatgcttgaaaacaccaagtcttacaccctttcgcacatcgacacatccaccactacaagggatattccattaggaatgttactctataatccacaacacgctaacacactaacgcaattaccgtcgtacgggtcccactcccatgagtttaatgaccctaagactactcgattcgccaattccaaggcgactcacaattagaatcctaacacgattctctaaccacacactctaccgagtgtaaccccgttctacaatcattagacttgctacatcccattacgggattcaagtccttgttgcacacacatacacactaatcggtcatcctaattacgatgggtaactacaaccaatgacgatATCAAAATGTACCCACTACGTAGGGTGACTAAATATGCGCCGAACAcgtgagttggctcgctcacttaactaaccggaTCCATCGTACACTttccgactcacaaagaacctgttgtgacaacaagcacatcactcgtgactactatatcctaggaaccaataaaagattcctaattcatcccgttctaccccaaccatgccacgtttcctccgttcggtacttgtcatgtcatgcttagtgtcaagatacactttcgtaataatggtgatcggtcattattacaaatgcgtaaCTTACCATTTCTACATGGTCACACAAactactttacccggactgacgcaacattcacacaaataacacgcgataactcctagtacccgaatgaccaaagtccttatcgTGAACTTGACCACTCAAAACCGCTAAACAtatgaatctctccaatagattcatccctaggataccgcacaaaaggtacctgtatatatacacctatatacaatataataataattgtacacaagtacaccgcagccacaagtcaacctacatcctaggtgactatcactaaaacaatgtccaagttcgcctgcttacattaggcactagctatctaaggcactaacttACACGTGAAATAAGGCCCcatataatcacactttggacaaacacaagtcctagttagtcacctactctaaggcactaacaaatctcaatctgacccgtattcctacaagtcccgcaaataatacataatcgccaataagtctaagactaggcacctattctaagctcacctaattcccttagactatgctctgataccacttgtaacgactcaacccgttatccaatcgaatacgtagcaaaagattttttttttatttcagaagggtgcgcggcgcgcaaccctttaggtgcgcggtgcgcacaaggcctgacagtctctgtccggattttccaaattttgattaaagatctcccacttcccgacacttttagacgaaatgcttttcacaacacattataataaacaagactaacgcgttccaataataaaacgagttttacgacaccggacccacgtcggtcgttttacgactttcgtacaatatacaagtttcaatcccaatttacacttagacgagttaggactctataacccaacccgataccaagagcataatcccggggactaccaaatccccaatccgcgtccacatatccaaaagctaccccatcgagcccaagcgctcctacgcaactagtctaacaactagctagcctcataacaaaatacctgaaaaaggtaaacaacgagaggggtaagcataaagcttagtaaatgcaataattatacatatacatatataatctacttacttgcaaacacttacacaaataccgcatacatgctagcaatctaattagcataccatcgcaagtataaagctaataatctcccataccgtaagctagcataacaaatagcatatattcatcacaatattaaatgctaaataaacaacacacacaatatggttaaccattctcgcgtcatggtgctaccagctctttggttcacaccatacgcatttgtcatgatgctaccggctctttggttcacatcacaactcaagTCATACTcatgctagagtgctaccggctctttggttcacactctaacaatgctaaggtgctaccggctctttggttcacaccctaacaaatcgtgctatagtgctaccggctctttggttcacactataacacacgtactatgacgctaccggctctttggttcacatcatagcacgcccgcacatactatggcactaccggctctttggttcataccatagcatacaaataaatacattatatacatatgcatataattattccactcaccttggattgcccgcacaagtcatgtatgtaattcACATCCAAACGCAAACGAGCAAGCTTTACccataatacgcatatagatatacacacaataaacatacattctctacaagagaattcgaacaCCCTTAATCGAGCGTTTCTATCTAACACAACGACCCGCCCATTTAGTCACCTaaaatggacttcaccaattaccactacgggtggtaattctgactcattcaaacaagtacaatttaaccaaaattatacttgacaccatttaagccaatataggtcttaacaaaattgcttattaaccaattaatccaaaattaaagtcattatcaaatttgacccatctcatttcacccgttttgacataagtcccgaaaacacccaaaatcactaacgactagtgattataatttcaaaacaccaattaacacctaaatcaaacatttatatacttggttcatcaaatcttgacctcatatcttagtttgactccaaatcaaggttaacactcattttaaccaactaacatgttcttatgaacatctaagtcaccaatacatatacaatctagtgattaacacccaaaccaatgacaaatacttccaaatttgtcatctaaccctaaacccacaataatcgggttcacttacactagcaatacaacaaaacccccaatttcatgagaaatggggtttagaacccttaaaagctcaaaccctaaacataaacaagaatcttacaattaaattcggagttagggcttaccaacactaccaaaacgtagccaagaacgagatgaacaacgttaacacccgagcttttgattgattcaagcttcttcatctccaaaaccccaaatctctctctagaattctctctctctctctaagatagatgagagtgtttgtggatgtgaaagtgatccaaaagtggGTCTAAAACTGCCAATATGtccacagatccgtcctcaagtgaaaagaccaaaaagcccctcatttaactcaaaaatAGAAAAGACAGAAAAACTGTCTcaggtggggtgcgcggcgcgcacccttgaatgtgcgcggcgcgcacaagggtttAAACCaattctgaagttcagggactgattctgactaatcctgattctgatgtaaattctgaaaatgcataagtgttaggtagaccttttgtggcgctttctggtgcacacattttctgacactttcaggaacattttctgatgcacaaaattcaggatcttacatgaGGGAATATGGCAGACAAACTAGTCTACAATCAAGGCTAAACATGAGGGAATATTGGCAGACAAACTAGTCCTAATTTGTGAGTGGCAGACAACTATTCCTAATTTATATAACATGTTTGACCGAAtatattttacaaatatagtttctaTCTAATATAGCCCCTCAGTTTAAGCGAGAGGTGGCCGAACGTTTAAACTGATCCTGAAGTCTTCAAATAATACTCGAGGCAAGCCTTTGGTGAAAATATCTGCAATCTGAAACCGAGTTGGAATATGAAGTACCCGTACTTGTCCACGAGCAACTTTTTCCCTTACAAAGTGTATATCCatttcaatatgttttgtacgctgGTGTTGAACTGGATTTCTGGACAAGTAAATAGCACTAATGTTATCACATAAGACAATCGTTGCTTTAGAAATGGGACAATGTAATTCGAGCAATAGATTTCGAAGCCAGCAAGACTCGGAAACAACATTAGCAACTCCTCTATATTCTGCTTCAGCACTGGAGCGTGAGACAGTTGGTTGTCTTTTGGCGGACCAGGAAACCAAATTGTTACCGAAAAACACGTAATAGCCCGAGGTGGATCGGCGTGTGTCAGGACAACCGCCCCAGTCAGCATCTGTATAAGAGACTAGAGATTGCAATGACGTCTTGGTGAGTTGCAAGCCAAACGAAGAAGTACCCTGTAAATAACGTATAATATGATGAAGCGCATGCATATGACAAACTTTCGAATCATGCATGTGTAGGCAAATTTGTTGAACATCATACAAAATATCAGGGCGAGTAAAAGTTAAATATTGCAATGCACCGGCAAGGCTTCGAAACTCGGAAGGATTAGCATATGCAGGAACAGAATTACCCAACTTACTATTAGTATCAACTGGGGTTTTAACCGGGTTACAAGAACTCATTCCAGCTCGTGAAATTATATCATCAACATATGTCTTTTGACTTAAAAATAGTCCATGTGCATTGGTAGTGACAGATATTCCAAGAAAATAGCTAAGAGAGCCTAGGTCTTTCATAGCAAATTCACGTCCAAGAAGAGTCATCAGAGATTCACGAAGTGCTGTAGATGAGGTAACTAACACAATATCATCTACATACAATAATAGATAAGCAGTATGCGGCCCATGTTTATAAATGAATAAAGAGTTATCAGATTTGCTATGTGTAAAGCCAATGGACGACGCAAATGTTGCAAAGCGTTGGTACCATGCACGTGGTGCTTGTTTTAAGCCATAGAGAGAGCGTTTGAGAAGACACATATGATCAGGTTTGAAAGTATCACAAAATCCATAAGATTGGTGCATATAAACTGTTTCGGTTAATGAACCGTGAAGAAAAGCATTCTTAACATCCAATTGATTTATATTCCAAGATTTTGAAAGTGCAATGGATAGGACAAGACGAATGGTTGCAGGTTTAACTACTGGACTGAATGTTTCATTGCAATCAACACCCACTGTTTTGGATCAACCATCTCCGAATAATCTTGCTTTATAACGTTCAAGAGTCCCATCAAATTTCAATTTATGTTTAAATATCTACATACTCCTAATAATAGTCATCTCAGGTGACCGCGGTACAAGAACCCAAGTATTGTTATCCATTAAAACTTTGTATTCATCAACCATGGCATTATTCCAATTGGGGTCTAAAATTGCGTCTTTTGGTGTACGAGGAAGAGGAGAAAAAGGTGTGAGAGATGACAAGTTAAATTGTATTTTTGGTTTATGTATTCCTGTCATGCTACGAGTAGTAATTGTACGATTTGGAGGAGGAGGAGAATTATGCATGGTGGATGTAGAAGAATTGGTAACAGAAGCTTTAGTGGGTGAGGAATTTGTAACAGATGCATTAGTTGGTGAAGATGGTTGTGAGATAGGAAGAGTATTAGACTGTTGAGAATGAATAGGAGGTATAATGGAGTCGGTAGAAACATGTGGACTGGACTCAGGAGAGGTATGCGCTTGTGGACATGAAAGTGGACTTGGACTTTGTAGTGGGCTGTAATCCGGTGTAGATATGTGTATCCGTGAGTTGGTTGATGGACTGGATATTTCTTGTGGGATAGTGAAAAATGGATGTATGCTATTAGTGAATATTTTGTAGTCAGAAATATTAGATTCTTTTGATGTTGCAAACAGAAATTGTGACTCATCAAAAATAACATGTCGTGAAATTATGAATTTTTTTGAAGAGATATCGTAACATTTATATCCACGATGATTGGGTGGATACCCAAGAAAAACACAAGGAGTGGAACGTTGTTGTAGTTTGTTGATGGTGTGAGATGGAAGTAATGGATAACATAAACAACCAAAAATGCGTAAGTGAGAATAAGAGGGTGTTCGACAATATAACACTTGTGTTGGTGATTGATAGTTTAGAAGAGTAGTGGGCAGAATATTTAAGAGGTAAGTTGCCATTTGTAGGGCATGATGCCAGAAAGAGGTTGGAACAGAAGCATGAGAAAGTATGGTACGAATTATATTGTTGATGGCACGAATCTTGCGTTCGGATTTACCATTTTGAGGAGAGGAATAGGGGCAAGAGAAACGGAAGGACATGCCATTGTCATTGCAAAATTTGTGAAATTGTTTGTTATTGTATTCCGTTCCATTATCACATTGAACGGTTTTTATGTCACGACCAAATTGTGTTTTTATGTATTTACTAAAGGTAAAAAAGACAGAAAAGACATCATATTTGTTTACAATGGGAAAAGTCCATAGAAAATTAGAGTAATTATCGAGAAATAATATATAGTAACGATGACCGGATGAGCTGGGTATGGGTGAGGTCCACAAATCACTGTGTATAATATCAAATGGTAATGATGTGTTAGAGTTAGACGAAATAAATGGTAACTTTATTTGTTTTCCAAACACGCATGATCGACAAACAGAATGCAATGAAGTTTTATTACATTGAACAAACTTTTTATTTCTAACATCACGTAAAACATTGGCGCCTGGATGTCCAAGACGATGATGCCAAATGTCCGAGGATAAAGCTACAAAAGAAGAAGAAGTGATGGTGCTCATCATGGAGGAGGTGAGTggatagatgtagtgacccgaacttttccatgtttatatatatattaaataaaattgttatttacatgattaagtgtttccaacatgttaagcaatcaaacttgttaagacttgattaattgaaataggttttatatagacaattgaccacccaagttgaccggcgattcacgaacgttaaaacttgtaaaaactatatgatgacatatatatggatatatatatagttaacatgatattatgataagtaaacatatcattaagtatattaacaatgaactacatatgtaaaaacaagactactaacttaatgattttgaaacgagacatatatttaaccattatcgttgtaacgacatttaatgtatatatatcatattaagatatattaatacatcatgatatcatgataatgtaataatttaacatctcatttgatttaataaacaatgagttaacaacaattaacaagatcgttaacctaaaggtttcaaaacaacacttacatgtaacgactaacgatgacttaacgactcagttaaaatgtatatacatgtagtgttttaatatgtattcatacaattttgaaagacttc from Rutidosis leptorrhynchoides isolate AG116_Rl617_1_P2 chromosome 9, CSIRO_AGI_Rlap_v1, whole genome shotgun sequence harbors:
- the LOC139867854 gene encoding uncharacterized mitochondrial protein AtMg00810-like, producing the protein MHQSYGFCDTFKPDHMCLLKRSLYGLKQAPRAWYQRFATFASSIGFTHSKSDNSLFIYKHGPHTAYLLLYVDDIVLVTSSTALRESLMTLLGREFAMKDLGSLSYFLGISVTTNAHGLFLSQKTYVDDIISRAGMSSCNPVKTPVDTNSKLGNSVPAYANPSEFRSLAGALQYLTFTRPDILYDVQQICLHMHDSKVCHMHALHHIIRYLQGTSSFGLQLTKTSLQSLVSYTDADWGGCPDTRRSTSGYYVFFGNNLVSWSAKRQPTVSRSSAEAEYRGVANVVSESCWLRNLLLELHCPISKATIVLCDNISAIYLSRNPVQHQRTKHIEMDIHFVREKVARGQVRVLHIPTRFQIADIFTKGLPRVLFEDFRISLNVRPPLA